The Ictalurus furcatus strain D&B chromosome 5, Billie_1.0, whole genome shotgun sequence genome includes a region encoding these proteins:
- the kdm5c gene encoding lysine-specific demethylase 5C isoform X3 — translation MEAGDEFIPPPECPVFEPSWEEFADPLGYIAKIRPIAEKSGICKIRPPPDWQPPFAVEVDNFRFTPRIQRLNELEAETRVKLNYLDRIAKFWEIQGSSLKIPNIERRILDLFSLSKIVTEEGGFETVSKERRWARVAQKLGYPPGKNIGSLLRSHYERIVYPFEMFHSGASLPPCKPRPYESDDVDKEYKPHSIPLRQSVQPSKTSSYGRRANRLQPEGPEDPTLHPLTTGSQHSSSPEPTEEDIEKNPELKKLQIYGAGPKMMGLGLVARDKARKKDELPQTVIVKDNSSIKEEPGEMLITKSEPDIPPPPPNLIVKDEVKKKEEDEGRAVDVKDPIKDEPCTKMTMRLRRNHSSSQFVDSFVCRMCGRGDEDEKLLLCDGCDDNYHTFCLLPPLTDPPKGNWRCPKCVAEECKKPAEAFGFEQATREYTLQSFGEMADTFKADYFNMPVHMVPTELVEKEFWRLVSSIEEDVTVEYGADIHSKEFGSGFPVNNGKRHLTEEEEAYARSGWNLNVMPVLEQSVLCHINADISGMKVPWLYVGMVFSAFCWHIEDHWSYSINYLHWGEPKTWYGVPAVAAEKLEEVMKKLTPELFEFQPDLLHQLVTIMNPNILMGHGVPVVRTNQCAGEFVITFPRAYHSGFNQGYNFAEAVNFCTADWLPLGRSCIEHYRVLRRYCVFSHEELTCKMAACPEKLDLNMAAATHREMFIIVQEERKLRKALLEKGITEAEREAFELLPDDERQCDKCKTTCFLSALACTNCSESLVCLYHTQDLCSCPTDKLYLRYRYTLDELLAMLYRLKVRAESFDSWANRVKEALEQEEGNKIDIKNLVALKEEAAERKFPDNELLQRLTVVLDDMQRCQSRSTELINGNQGSKMSLEELRTLVDTMQNLPCVMEQLGEVQVVLQKVEEFESRAQAIVSSSAGEWKQSSAPSEEDVQALLEEGSALPAVAPACGLLSGLQEQRRWLEQVRRTIGPGGGVVTLAVLRNLMEAGCNVLQSVSVETAMAELQELLTIAERWEEKAQICLEDRQKHPLSTLEAIVNEAQLIPVQLPNILALQACLSRARAWVTDLEEIQQNGEHYPCLDDLEGLVAIGRDLPVRMEELRQLELQVASAHSWREKASKTFLKKNSQHSLLEVLCPCVEKRKKREEDSLSSEADSDVDVLGLTAQDLRDPGAIVMAFKEGEQHEKEALLRMRQLNLAKPGLENIPKEAQAVHIKQEQRLSESMDTDTPVSSENGSQQNGGSTHSHTFSQSVCVCGGQPHPLFHRCHLCRDWFHGGCVPFPSVLGPTDVPLVNPLCWWDWDTRFLCPRCQRTRRPRLEIILALLVALQKLPVRLPEGEALQCLTERAINWQGRAKQALDSPELQGALQRLQELKETQSREKDEQADEKKGNSEEVIVLSDSEEPEEGVIDLTEESDMAKSNREKAANGVQSGCENGIKKPDVENVTGVESLVPLIPYLKGPVIELSTSTRAHLEELQLEGDLLEVTLDQTHTIYRLLQAASKPTRQTLHTLIQIELQEQNRSGRGSRTKESKRKRKSQRSEGGAKSREASESKKTRAVNHTSVQQQEEVL, via the exons ATGGAGGCTGGGGATGAGTTTATTCCGCCTCCAGAGTGTCCCGTGTTCGAGCCTTCGTGGGAGGAGTTTGCTGATCCACTCGGGTACATTGCCAAGATCCGTCCAATCGCAGAGAAGTCTGGAATATGCAAGATTCGTCCTCCACCA GACTGGCAGCCACCTTTTGCTGTGGAGGTGGACAATTTCCGTTTTACACCCCGTATCCAGAGACTAAATGAACTAGAG GCTGAGACGAGAGTGAAGCTGAATTATCTGGACCGAATAGCCAAATTCTGGGAGATCCAGGGGTCTTCACTCAAAATCCCCAACATAGAGCGACGCATTCTCGATCTGTTCAGCTTGTCCAAG ATTGTCACAGAAGAAGGGGGCTTCGAGACGGTCAGTAAGGAGAGGCGATGGGCTCGAGTGGCCCAGAAGCTCGGCTACCCACCGGGCAAAAATATTGGCTCCCTGCTGCGGTCGCACTACGAGAGGATCGTCTATCCTTTTGAGATGTTCCACTCTGGTGCTAGCTTACCG CCATGTAAGCCCAGGCCATATGAAAGTGACGACGTGGATAAGGAGTACAAGCCCCACTCCATCCCCCTTCGCCAGTCGGTGCAGCCTTCCAAGACCAGCAGTTATGGACGACGAGCCAACCGCCTGCAACCTGAG GGTCCAGAGGATCCGACTCTCCACCCTCTTACCACTGGCTCTCAACACAGCTCCTCG CCGGAGCCCACCGAGGAGGACATAGAGAAGAACCCAGAGCTGAAGAAGCTGCAGATCTATGGCGCCGGACCCAAAATGATGGGACTCGGCCTGGTGGCTCGAGACAAGGCTAGGAAGAAAG atgAACTCCCCCAGACTGTAATAGTTAAGGACAACAGCAGTATTAAAGAAGAACCTGGAGAGATGTTAATCACAAAGTCAGAACCGGACATCCCCCCGCCGCCCCCAAACCTCATCGTTAAAGATGAAGTGAAGAAAAAGGAAGAGGACGAGGGCCGTGCAGTAGACGTGAAAGATCCTATTAAAGATGAACCCTGCACCAAGATGACGATGAGGCTGAGACGCAACCACAGCAGCTCACAGTTT GTGGACTCGTTTGTGTGCCGCATGTGTGGCCGCGGGGACGAGGACGAGAAGCTGCTGCTATGTGATGGTTGCGATGATAATTACCACACTTTCTGTCTCCTGCCTCCCCTCACAGACCCTCCCAAGGGCAACTGGCGCTGTCCCAAATGTGTAGCAGAG GAGTGCAAGAAACCTGCAGAAGCATTTGGTTTCGAACAGGCTACACGAGAATACACGTTACAGAGTTTCGGTGAGATGGCCGACACGTTCAAGGCCGATTACTTCAACATGCCTGTCCAT ATGGTCCCAACAGAGCTGGTTGAGAAGGAGTTTTGGCGATTGGTCAGTAGTATTGAAGAGGATGTGACCGTCGAATACGGTGCAGACATTCACTCCAAAGAGTTTGGGAGCGGTTTCCCTGTCAACAATGGCAAGAGACATTTAACCGAAGAAGAGGAG GCGTATGCACGCAGTGGCTGGAACCTGAATGTGATGCCAGTGTTGGAGCAGTCAGTGTTGTGCCATATCAATGCCGACATCTCAGGCATGAAGGTACCGTGGCTGTATGTGGGCATGGTTTTTTCTGCCTTCTGCTGGCACATCGAGGACCACTGGAGTTACTCCATCAACTACTTACACTG GGGGGAGCCCAAAACATGGTATGGTGTTCCTGCAGTAGCAGCAGAAAAGCTGGAGGAAGTGATGAAGAAGCTCACTCCTGAACTCTTTGAGTTCCAGCCAGATCTGCTTCATCAACTCGTCACAATCATGAACCCTAATATACTCATGGGCCATGGAGTGCCG GTTGTGCGTACGAATCAGTGTGCTGGAGAGTTTGTAATCACTTTCCCTCGAGCCTATCACAGTGGCTTCAATCAGGGATATAATTTTGCTGAAGCCGTCAACTTCTGCACTGCAGATTGG CTGCCCTTAGGGCGGTCATGCATTGAGCATTACAGAGTCCTCAGACGCTACTGCGTGTTCTCGCATGAGGAGCTCACCTGCAAAATGGCCGCCTGCCCGGAGAAGCTGGACCTGAACATGGCTGCAGCCACGCACAGAGAAATGTTCATTATTGTCCAAGAGGAGAGGAAACTCCGCAAGGCCCTGCTGGAGAAg GGTATAACGGAGGCAGAGCGGGAGGCATTTGAGTTGTTGCCTGACGATGAGAGGCAGTGTGATAAGTGTAAGACTACCTGCTTCCTGTCTGCCCTGGCTTGCACCAATTGCTCTGAGAGCCTTGTCTGCCTCTACCACACACAAGACCTCTGCTCCTGCCCCACAGACAAACTCTACCTCAG GTATCGCTACACTCTGGATGAGCTATTGGCCATGTTGTACCGGTTGAAGGTTCGGGCCGAGTCCTTTGACTCTTGGGCTAACAGAGTGAAAGAAGCACTTGAGCAGGAGGAGGGCAACAAAATAG ACATTAAAAATCTGGTGGCACTGAAGGAGGAGGCGGCAGAACGTAAATTTCCAGACAACGAGCTGCTACAACGGCTCACGGTTGTATTGGATGATATGCAGAGGTGCCAGAGCAGGAGCACAGAGCTTATTAATGGCAACCAAGGCAGTAAGATGAGTCTCGAGGAGCTCCGGACTCTGGTGGACACCATGCAAAACCTTCCTTGTGTAATGGAGCAGCTGGGGGAGGTGCAG GTTGTGctacagaaggtggaggagttTGAGTCACGTGCCCAGGCCATAGTGAGCAGCAGTGCTGGTGAGTGGAAACAGTCCTCCGCTCCCTCAGAAGAGGATGTGCAGGCTCTGTTAGAGGAGGGGTCTGCACTGCCGGCTGTAGCCCCAGCCTGCGGGCTCCTGTCTGGCCTGCAGGAACAGAGACGCTGGCTGGAGCAGGTGCGCAGGACAATTGGGCCTGGGGGTGGAGTGGTGACTCTGGCCGTTCTGAGAAATTTGATGGAGGCCGGCTGCAACGTGTTGCAGAGTGTCAGCGTCGAGACCGCCATGGCAGAGCTGCAGGAGCTCCTGACCATTGCAGAGCGTTGGGAAGAGAAGGCCCAGATCTGCCTCGAAGACCG ACAGAAGCATCCTCTCTCCACATTGGAGGCCATAGTGAATGAAGCCCAGCTGATCCCCGTGCAGTTGCCCAACATCTTGGCCCTCCAGGCCTGCCTGAGTCGAGCCCGTGCCTGGGTCACAGACCTAGAGGAGATCCAG CAGAATGGAGAGCACTACCCATGTCTGGATGACCTGGAGGGTCTGGTGGCAATTGGCCGTGACCTTCCTGTGAGGATGGAGGAGCTGCGGCAGCTCGAGCTGCAGGTGGCCAGTGCTCACTCCTGGAGGGAAAAGGCCAGCAAGACCTTCCTGAAGAAGAATAGTCAGCACAGCCTGCTGGAG GTGTTATGTCCATGTgtggagaagaggaagaagagggagGAAGACTCTCTGAGCTCAGAAGCAGACTCTGATGTTGACGTGTTGGGGCTCACTGCTCAGGACCTCCGAGACCCAGGAGCCATT GTAATGGCATTCAAGGAGGGAGAACAGCATGAGAAAGAGGCTCTGCTACGTATGCGACAGCTGAACCTGGCCAAGCCCGGCCTGGAGAACATACCCAAGGAGGCACAGGCTGTGCACATCAAACAAGAGCAGAGGCTGAGTGAATCAATGGATACAGACACGCCTGTGTCCTCAGAAAACGGCTCACAACAGAATGGAGGCTCCACCCACTCCCACACATTCAgccagtctgtgtgtgtgtgcggtggcCAACCCCACCCTCTGTTCCACCGCTGCCATCTGTGCAGAGACTGGTTCCATGGAGGTTGTGTGCCCTTCCCTTCTGTACTGGGCCCTACTGATGTGCCACTTGTAAACCCACTTTGTTGGTGGGACTGGGACACGCGCTTCCTGTGCCCACGGTGCCAGAGAACACGGCGTCCACGGCTAGAAATCATTCTAGCGTTGTTAGTGGCGTTACAGAAGCTGCCTGTGCGACTGCCAGAGGGTGAGGCCCTGCAGTGTCTCACAGAGAGAGCGATTAACTGGCAGGGCAGAGCCAAACAAGCCCTGGATTCTCCTGAGCTGCAAGGGGCACTGCAGAGGCTTCAGGAACTGAAAGAAACACAGAGCAGGGAGAAGGACGAGCAGGCGGATGAAAAGAAAGGGAATTCGGAGGAGGTGATTGTGCTGTCGGACTCTGAGGAGCCGGAGGAGGGCGTGATTGATCTGACTGAGGAGAGTGACATGGCGAAAAGCAACAGAGAGAAAGCTGCTAATGGAGTACAG TCTGGCTGTGAAAATGGCATTAAGAAGCCAGACGTTGAAAATGTAACAG GGGTGGAGTCTCTGGTGCCATTGATTCCGTATCTTAAAGGGCCAGTCATCGAATTGTCCACTTCAACCAGAGCTCATTTAGAGGAGCTGCAGCTAGAAGGTGACCTGCTGGAGGTTACTCTTGATCAGACGCACACCATCTACCGACTTCTGCAAGCAGCATCTAAGCCAACACGCCAGACTCTGCACACGCTTATACAG ATCGAGTTGCAGGAGCAGAATCGCTCAGGTCGCGGCAGCAGGACAAAGGAGTccaagaggaagaggaaaagtCAGAGATCTGAAGGAGGTGCAAAGTCCAGAGAGGCCTCAGAGTCGAAGAAGACACGAGCTGTTAACCACACGTCTGTACAGCAACAAGAAGAG GTTTTGTGA